The genomic DNA TCTTCTTTTCTAGTTTTGGGTTTATAGAAGAAAGACAAAAGGGTCTATTTTGGCAGCTATAAGCAAAATTATTCACTTACAATGGAGTTAATGTGGTATGTTTTGTGATTTGGTTTTTATGGGTACAGGCTTTATAACGCAAGGCTGCCAAGTGATATAACCATTATTGTGGATGGTGTAAAATTTCATCTTCATAAGGTAAGTCAAAATTTTCGTTTTCATTGAGCACTTGGATAGTTGCATTAGCCTTCATGCATGCTTGCTCTTCTGAGTCTTACTCTTACACCTGAAACAATTCGACCTAAGAATTGAATAGCTATGACCAACTTGTTATGTTAAGCTTTATGATCATATTTTCTGTAACAGTTTGGTCTTTTCCTATTGTTCTGGTAAATGCAATTGTCATAAACTTGTGTTTTCCCCTTTGTACTGTACCTTAAGGTAAGACCAACATGGTGATGTTATGCAATAAAATGTCATGCTTTATGATCATATTTTACTGCAGTTTCCTCTCATGTCGAAATGTGGAAAGATTGCTTGCATGTTGGAAGAAATGCAAAGTATCCATGATAGGACTTTTACCACAAAGCTTGAAGAATTCCCTGGTGGCTCCGACACTTTCTTGTTTGCAGCAAAATTCTGCTATGGAATTCAGGTGGAATTTACAGCTAGAAATATAATAACAGTGTACTGTGCAGCGGACTACCTTGAGATGACAGATGAGTATGGGGAAGATAATTTACTTTCTAAGGCGGAAAGTTTCTTCCACAAAAATGTACTTCACAACTGGAAGGATTGTGTATTGGCTTTGCAAAGTTGCGAATCATGCATGCCAAGGGCGGAAAAGCTCCACATATTACAGAAATGTCTGAATGCTGTATCTACGATGGTTTGTACAGATCCGAGTTTGTTTGGTTGGCCCATGATGATGTATGGTAGCCTCCAGAGCCCCGGTGGAAGCATTCTATGGAATGGAATAAACACTGGGGCAAAAATCCGAAGCGCAGAATCTGACTGGTGGTTCGAAGACATCTCTTATTTCAGTGTAGGTTTGTTTGAAAGACTTATCAAAACAATGGAAGCAAGGGGTATTAGATCTGAATATCTAGCTGGTGCTGTAATGTACTATGCCAGAAAGTTTCTACCAGGTCTGGGCCGATGGCAGAGTAGACCGAGTAGCAAAGCCAGGACAGTCGCGAGTTTTAGCTTGATTCCTGCTGCTGTTGATCAAAGGGATTTACTGGAAAACATCGAAAAGCTTCTCCCAAAAAAGAAGGGCAAGTCATTCTGCCGTTTTTTACTTGGACTTCTTCGTGTTGCATCAATATTAGGTGTCAATCGGACATGCCTGGATTCTTTGGAGAGGAGAATAGGAATGCAACTCGAACTGGCTGGCCTTGATGGTCTTTTGATTCCTTCTTTCTCGAATTCGGATACTCTATATGATACTGATTGTGTTGAACGGATCATCCATCATTTTTTGTCATCCGAATCAGGGTTAACATTATTTTCCCCACCATCACTAGACCTCTTATCCTCACCATCATTTGAGCCCTTAAGAAAAGTTGCTAGATTAATTGATAATTATCTAGCCGAAGTTGCTTCTGATGTAAATTTGAAACCAGGAAAGATACGTTCCCTCGCAGAGGTCCTTCCAGACTCTTCTAGAACTTTGCACGATGGGCTTTACAGAGCACTTGACATCTATTTCAAGGTTCTTTTTTACTGAACCAACTTTGATTTAAATGGAGTCTTTCCTTTTTGAGATTTTTAACTTCTATTACCATTGTGCAGGCACACCCTTGGCTTTCTGATAGAGAGAAGGAAGTCCTTTGCAACATCATCGACTATGGGAAACTCTCCATCGATGCCTGTGCCCATGCTTCCCAAAACAAAAGATTGCCACTCAGAGTTGTTCTCCAAGTCTTGTTCTTCGAGCAATTGCATTTAAGAGCAGCTTTAGCTGGTTGTCTCAATGTCTTGGAAGCTGAAAGTGCTCCTATGCGTCAGGGGATTGCCCCAACGGAGATAGCTGGTAATGTGACTGCCACTGGTGAAACCAGCCAGCGGATTGTTCAAAGAGATGGATGGGTGACAATTGTACGTGAAAATCAAGTTTTAAAAGTGGATATGGAAAGGATGAGGTCTAGAGTTGGAGAACTTGAAGACAAAGTCAGTAAAATAAAGCTAGAAATGAAAAAAGTGAAAAAATCACGTAACTCACTCAGTTCCCCCTGTATAGTTGCTGGGAAATTCGGATGCAAGCCTCTTTCAAAATCCTCAGATTCTCAAACGGATGTTGTTGGCAGCACAGGACCAACTCCAAGACCATCATTCGAGCAACCACATTCTTCCCGTCATTCCGGGCATCGAAAAAGTTTATCCTTGTTCCGAGATTTAACACTTGGAAGCTAACATCATCTTTTCAACATACAAACAGCAGGTGGGTGCTCTTTCAAAAGTCACTCCCTAACAAAAGATTTTCTTGTGTTGTACATGAAATAGTAAAAAAAGGGGTTCATATCACCTATAGTTTTGGTGTTTACACTTTGAAATCTTCACCATTCATGATTTTTATTTTGGGATCATTAAGGTTTGATGTGGAGGGGCATAATTTTCATGAATGGTCAAGATTTCATGTGATCTGTAGGTGATATGAAGCTTTAATAGCTTTGTTTGAGTCCATTCAATTGGATAGGTATATTCATTTAGGATGTTGAAAATTCACAGGCTTGAAAGTTAATAGGTGTAGCCCTACATTTTCTGTATTGGTGCCATTATAGAAGTAAATATGATTCCATTGGTTTACATGTATAGCTCTGTAAATCTAAGTTATAGGTTTGCTTTTTTGGCCAGTGTTGTAACTTATTTAAATATTCAGTGTATACACACATGTATAAGGATGTTTGAATAAATGTTTGTCAAAACCTTGAATCATTCTCTATCTGAATACGTTTACTTTTCAATTTCGATTTGAACTCTGAAAATCGAACTCAAACACTATTTTGTCCAAATTGATGATTTACAAAAACAGCAAAATCTTTACTGACTTCCAAATTAGAAATTGTCTAaattacttttatattttaaatatgacATTCTATTCAACGCCGTCGCTTTGGCCGAGTGGTTAAGGCGTGTGCCTGCTAAGTACATGGGTTTCACCCGCGAGAGTTCGAATCTCTCAGGCGacgatttaaattttaaaattttttccgctatcatattttcatttttttgccACGTCGATACCTTCCTCTACCCGCGTAGTACTTGATCAGAACTCCAATCACTCCGGGGAAGCCCTGTC from Gossypium arboreum isolate Shixiya-1 chromosome 9, ASM2569848v2, whole genome shotgun sequence includes the following:
- the LOC108457070 gene encoding BTB/POZ domain-containing protein At3g44820-like; this encodes MAPAKLSGFCKQGNDWLYNARLPSDITIIVDGVKFHLHKFPLMSKCGKIACMLEEMQSIHDRTFTTKLEEFPGGSDTFLFAAKFCYGIQVEFTARNIITVYCAADYLEMTDEYGEDNLLSKAESFFHKNVLHNWKDCVLALQSCESCMPRAEKLHILQKCLNAVSTMVCTDPSLFGWPMMMYGSLQSPGGSILWNGINTGAKIRSAESDWWFEDISYFSVGLFERLIKTMEARGIRSEYLAGAVMYYARKFLPGLGRWQSRPSSKARTVASFSLIPAAVDQRDLLENIEKLLPKKKGKSFCRFLLGLLRVASILGVNRTCLDSLERRIGMQLELAGLDGLLIPSFSNSDTLYDTDCVERIIHHFLSSESGLTLFSPPSLDLLSSPSFEPLRKVARLIDNYLAEVASDVNLKPGKIRSLAEVLPDSSRTLHDGLYRALDIYFKAHPWLSDREKEVLCNIIDYGKLSIDACAHASQNKRLPLRVVLQVLFFEQLHLRAALAGCLNVLEAESAPMRQGIAPTEIAGNVTATGETSQRIVQRDGWVTIVRENQVLKVDMERMRSRVGELEDKVSKIKLEMKKVKKSRNSLSSPCIVAGKFGCKPLSKSSDSQTDVVGSTGPTPRPSFEQPHSSRHSGHRKSLSLFRDLTLGKLQSLRGSPVSFRSSKSNTNVNSKARFIVLYFLLLPPIFASLPSFNSISPVSMLEMSISSAPSFNVSTFSNGGANCTTTNKVIGTRAFACLKYINSIESRLKLTSPVLVHTHVLTFTNRDLSVRCVRPDSTGNTISGSLEGEKGNFDDESRVVEIGSGDRQIDDFGGGGDNGGGGSFGGGDGGEGDSEGEREFGPILKFEDVMKEVEARGVELPPDMMEAAKRNGIRKLFLLRYLDLQESVWPLGFLIKYCSMLRNRMLADPSFLFKVGTEIVIDSGCATYAEMKKRGKDFWAEFELYFADLLVGIVVDIALVSMLAPYARFGQPSASRGLFGSFQRAASVLPSSVFEAERPGCKFSVKQRIATYFYKGVLYGSVGFGCGIVGQGIANLVMTAKRSIRKSDEDIPVPPLLKSAALWGVFLAVSSNTRYQIINGLERLVEASPVAKQVPPVAMAFTVGVRFANNIYGGMQFVDWAKWSGVQ